The proteins below come from a single Mugil cephalus isolate CIBA_MC_2020 chromosome 7, CIBA_Mcephalus_1.1, whole genome shotgun sequence genomic window:
- the tmem53 gene encoding transmembrane protein 53, whose amino-acid sequence MAAEEIDYNIVFPDAGISERHWQGTKEPVVILLGWAGCKDKHLSKYSSIYNEQGCVTIRYTAPLKTVFISESFGYKELRSTALKLLEILFDYEVENSPIFFHVFSNGGFMLYRYIVELLHNDKQFSSLYLIGAVVDSAPGSGNVRGALRALTATLGPKISPVLRYVLLALFAVTVFLLRVVLYPLTKYVHKNHYDAVQDSPPAWPHLYLYSKADQVIRHKDVELFVESLKLKGVPVDSFDFESSPHVGHFRDFPERYALKCRNFLVSCMKDLEGTEIKRRRVQSQ is encoded by the exons ATGGCAGCCGAGGAAATAGACTACAACATCGTGTTTCCAGATGCAGGGATATCTG AGAGACACTGGCAGGGGACAAAGGAGCCGGTTGTGATACTGCTGGGCTGGGCTGGCTGCAAAGACAAGCACCTCTCCAAATACAGCTCCATCTACAACGAACAG GGGTGTGTCACCATCCGCTACACAGCCCCCTTAAAGACAGTCTTCATCTCCGAGTCCTTTGGCTACAAGGAGCTGAGAAGTACGGCCCTCAAGCTGCTGGAGATCCTCTTCGACTATGAGGTGGAGAACAGTCCCATTTTCTTTCACGTATTCAGCAACGGCGGCTTCATGCTATACCGTTACATCGTAGAGCTGTTGCACAATGACAAACAGTTCAGCTCACTGTATTTGATAGGGGCTGTAGTGGACAGCGCCCCCGGCAGTGGGAATGTCCGCGGGGCCCTGCGAGCACTGACGGCCACCTTGGGGCCAAAAATAAGTCCCGTTTTGCGGTACGTCCTCCTAGCTCTCTTCGCAGTGACTGTTTTCCTCTTGCGAGTCGTGCTGTACCCCTTGACCAAGTACGTCCACAAGAACCACTACGACGCCGTGCAGGACAGCCCGCCCGCCTGGCCTCATTTGTACCTATACTCCAAAGCCGACCAGGTGATCAGGCACAAGGACGTCGAGCTCTTCGTGGAGTCTCTGAAGCTGAAAGGCGTCCCCGTGGACAGTTTCGATTTTGAGTCCAGTCCTCACGTCGGCCATTTCCGGGATTTCCCTGAGCGGTACGCTCTCAAGTGCCGCAACTTCCTCGTTTCTTGCATGAAAGACTTGGAAGggactgaaataaaaaggagaCGTGTTCAAAGTCAGTGA